In Brevundimonas sp. SGAir0440, one DNA window encodes the following:
- a CDS encoding glycoside hydrolase family 15 protein: MTETAFAPDPARSSQTLRPDGYVALEDYGVLGEGRTVALSALDGGIDWWCVPAIDAPPLFDRLLDPEGGRFSITPTGSFTTTRRYRADSNVLETEFITATGRARLTESLNSGTAGRLPWCELARRIDGLEGEVTFALDMRLGRRGDTANPYHSKIGEHTVFHVERVLGLFVHDPRISCEWSDEGIVGTIVVGAGERRTVAIVAGRDEPLVVPSIEEIDARIDLSDQEWRDWAARLNCPGLYRDDFIRSALALKLLLYSPSGAIAAAATTSLPERLGGDKNWDYRYAWLRDAGYTIEAFLAAGAQAEAKAAFSWLLMQLKRHGAKVCYSLDGALVPPETHWDMPGYQGSRPVVTGNRAAEQAQHGVFGDIFETASRFVGCGNILDSASAQQLSELADQCADAWRQPDAGMWELEDQQHYTMSKISCWQALARAVELADAGQLPTTCRDRWRRERDRIFEWVETHCWSESLQAFVMYPGSDKLDAALALAVRFRFDGEERLRATLEALDRHLGAGVFHYRYSGMQAEEGCFIACSFWIAEAWATLGEPDKARARIDSLREALSGRWGMLTEMIDPNTGAYLGNMPQGLSHLAHLTALTAVGKAQTTSPQPETETFHD, encoded by the coding sequence ATGACTGAAACGGCCTTCGCGCCCGATCCCGCGCGTTCATCGCAGACGCTCCGTCCCGACGGCTATGTGGCTCTCGAAGACTATGGCGTTCTGGGCGAGGGTCGGACGGTGGCTCTGTCGGCGCTGGATGGCGGCATTGACTGGTGGTGCGTGCCGGCGATCGATGCGCCGCCGCTTTTCGACCGCCTGCTGGATCCGGAGGGCGGCCGGTTTTCGATCACGCCGACCGGGTCCTTCACGACGACCCGCCGCTATCGTGCCGACAGCAATGTTCTGGAGACGGAGTTCATTACCGCCACCGGGCGCGCGCGCCTGACCGAGAGCCTGAACAGCGGCACGGCCGGTCGTTTGCCTTGGTGCGAACTGGCCCGCCGAATCGATGGCCTAGAGGGCGAGGTGACCTTCGCCCTGGACATGCGTCTGGGGCGTCGCGGCGACACGGCCAATCCGTATCATTCCAAGATCGGCGAACACACGGTCTTCCACGTCGAACGGGTGCTCGGCCTGTTCGTCCATGATCCGCGCATCTCCTGCGAGTGGTCCGACGAGGGCATTGTCGGAACCATCGTTGTCGGCGCAGGCGAGCGGCGCACGGTGGCCATCGTCGCCGGGCGGGACGAGCCGCTGGTCGTACCCTCCATCGAAGAGATCGACGCCCGCATCGACCTGTCGGATCAGGAATGGCGGGACTGGGCGGCGCGCTTGAACTGCCCCGGCCTGTATCGGGACGACTTCATCCGCAGCGCCCTGGCGTTGAAGTTGCTGCTGTACTCGCCGTCGGGCGCCATCGCCGCGGCGGCCACGACCTCCCTGCCCGAGCGTCTGGGCGGCGACAAGAACTGGGACTATCGCTACGCCTGGCTGCGCGACGCCGGCTATACGATCGAAGCCTTCCTGGCGGCCGGCGCCCAGGCGGAGGCCAAGGCCGCCTTCAGTTGGCTGCTGATGCAGCTGAAGCGCCATGGCGCCAAGGTCTGCTACAGCCTGGACGGCGCGCTCGTGCCGCCGGAAACGCATTGGGACATGCCGGGCTATCAAGGCTCGCGTCCTGTGGTCACCGGAAACCGGGCCGCAGAGCAGGCCCAGCACGGCGTATTCGGCGACATCTTCGAGACCGCCTCGCGCTTCGTCGGCTGCGGCAACATCCTCGACAGCGCCAGCGCCCAGCAGTTGTCCGAACTGGCGGACCAGTGCGCCGACGCCTGGCGACAGCCGGACGCGGGCATGTGGGAGCTGGAGGATCAGCAGCACTACACCATGTCCAAGATCAGCTGCTGGCAGGCCCTGGCCCGCGCAGTCGAACTGGCGGACGCCGGACAACTGCCGACGACATGCCGGGACCGCTGGCGGCGAGAGCGCGACCGGATTTTCGAATGGGTCGAGACGCATTGCTGGTCCGAAAGCCTTCAGGCCTTCGTCATGTATCCGGGCAGCGACAAGCTGGACGCCGCCCTGGCCTTGGCTGTGCGTTTCCGGTTCGATGGCGAGGAGCGGCTGCGTGCGACCCTAGAGGCGCTGGATCGCCATCTCGGCGCCGGCGTCTTCCACTATCGCTATTCCGGCATGCAGGCCGAGGAAGGCTGTTTCATCGCCTGTTCCTTCTGGATCGCCGAAGCCTGGGCGACGCTCGGCGAACCGGACAAGGCCCGCGCCCGCATCGACAGCCTGCGCGAAGCCCTCAGCGGCCGCTGGGGCATGCTGACCGAGATGATCGATCCGAACACCGGCGCCTATCTCGGCAACATGCCGCAGGGGCTGAGCCACCTCGCGCATCTGACCGCCCTGACCGCCGTCGGCAAGGCGCAGACCACTTCCCCCCAGCCCGAAACGGAGACGTTCCATGACTGA
- a CDS encoding alpha/beta hydrolase: MPTDTRLTVVFLHSLGSSRHDWDAVIDRLPDKVLPVAIDLPGFGDRAEEGYGDVQAVLDDLHRRLTDLALARWILVGHSMGGKFATLIAARARDGAAGLSGLLGVVLVAGSPPSPEPMDESRRADMLTWFDDPTRIEDRGRQFIDANTAAGLPRAAFDQALADFTRSSPQAWRGWLAEGSREDWSGQVGDLPFPALIIAGAEDGDLGEGAQRRFNAPHYRTSDVVVVPDAAHLIPQEQPDRLAGLVLEFIEKVGPFALPPRFVGLIGSDRVSDRTRHAMLNRHFGPAPADGGVLNPTHRAVLSAMIARILLGTGDPDDLARRLDVGLSSGQGDGWRFADLPSDTEAWRRGLDEIAAMAPKFATLAPDRQDDILRAISQGEWGEPGRLSADAMRLWFQDVVSEVARLWMSLPATWAQIGYDGFATGGEGQFQGYDQTAANRTEPWRLPMEGVA; this comes from the coding sequence ATGCCCACAGACACCCGCCTCACTGTCGTCTTCCTTCATTCCTTGGGCTCAAGCCGCCACGATTGGGACGCGGTGATCGACCGGCTTCCCGATAAAGTGCTTCCGGTCGCGATCGATCTTCCAGGGTTCGGAGACAGGGCGGAGGAAGGCTATGGCGATGTCCAAGCCGTGCTCGACGATCTGCACCGCCGGCTGACCGATCTCGCTCTCGCGCGCTGGATTCTTGTCGGCCACAGCATGGGCGGCAAGTTTGCGACCTTGATCGCCGCGCGGGCGCGTGACGGGGCGGCGGGTCTGAGCGGGTTGCTGGGCGTGGTGTTGGTCGCTGGATCGCCACCCTCGCCGGAGCCGATGGACGAGAGCAGGCGTGCGGATATGCTGACCTGGTTCGACGATCCGACAAGGATCGAGGATCGGGGACGCCAGTTCATCGACGCTAATACCGCCGCCGGCCTGCCGCGAGCCGCCTTCGATCAGGCGCTGGCCGATTTCACGCGGTCCAGCCCACAAGCCTGGCGCGGATGGCTGGCCGAAGGATCGCGCGAGGACTGGTCCGGTCAGGTCGGCGACCTGCCTTTCCCCGCCCTGATCATCGCCGGCGCGGAGGATGGCGATTTGGGCGAGGGGGCGCAGCGGCGGTTCAACGCCCCCCACTACCGCACATCTGATGTGGTGGTCGTGCCGGATGCGGCGCACCTGATCCCTCAAGAACAGCCGGACCGTCTCGCCGGCTTGGTCCTAGAATTCATCGAGAAGGTCGGTCCTTTTGCGCTGCCTCCACGGTTCGTCGGTCTAATCGGGTCCGATCGCGTGTCGGATCGCACACGACACGCAATGCTGAACCGTCACTTCGGTCCGGCGCCAGCTGACGGCGGCGTCCTGAACCCGACCCACCGCGCCGTGCTGTCGGCGATGATCGCGCGCATTCTGCTTGGTACAGGCGATCCGGATGATTTGGCGCGGCGTCTGGATGTGGGGCTCTCCAGCGGACAGGGCGATGGGTGGCGGTTCGCCGATCTTCCGTCGGACACCGAGGCCTGGCGACGCGGGCTGGATGAGATCGCCGCCATGGCGCCGAAGTTCGCAACCCTGGCCCCCGATCGGCAGGACGACATCCTGCGCGCCATTTCACAGGGCGAATGGGGCGAGCCTGGCCGGCTTTCGGCGGACGCCATGAGGCTGTGGTTCCAGGACGTCGTCTCCGAGGTCGCGCGCCTGTGGATGTCGCTGCCGGCCACCTGGGCCCAGATTGGTTACGACGGTTTCGCCACGGGTGGCGAAGGACAATTCCAAGGCTACGACCAGACAGCGGCAAACCGCACCGAACCCTGGCGTCTGCCGATGGAGGGCGTAGCTTGA
- a CDS encoding GMC family oxidoreductase — protein MSAPARTAGETDVVIIGSGAGGAPIAARLAMAGLSVTVLEAGRAFDPAEHTPDETTADLYWMEERLSGGRDPTAFGANNSGQGVGGSLLHWGAFCPRPDPRDLTLASETGRGRDWPFGWDELKSYVETVETVIGVSGPADYPWGGRQFTYPPVPRNAPADAMARGATAVGLTVTDAPAAVLSRDREAGTTPYRMACVNCGACHQGCRTGAKGGADNSFLPMASANGARIIANARAIGVERDARERIKCVIYRRDGQDHRLNCRALFLCAGGVETPRLLLNWGLGNAGGEVGRNFMTHVATQVWGRFDADMSMNRGYPSSLISEDMVRPSDANFAGGYLIQSLGVMPVTLAGGFARGAGLWGAPLVDTLRNYRRLAGIGINGECLPNDDNRLTLSDEVDAVGLRKARIDFSYGENERRLDAHARRIMTQIWTAAGAEDIFAVARSAHTIGGCRMGDKADAAVVDGDGCSVEIDNLYVCDNSVFPSALSANPALTLMAVALRTADRFLERQRTGDL, from the coding sequence TTGAGCGCGCCCGCAAGGACGGCCGGTGAAACCGATGTCGTCATCATCGGCAGCGGCGCCGGCGGGGCTCCGATCGCGGCCAGGCTGGCGATGGCTGGGCTATCTGTCACGGTGCTGGAGGCAGGGCGGGCCTTCGATCCGGCGGAGCATACGCCCGACGAAACGACGGCAGACCTTTATTGGATGGAGGAGCGCCTCAGCGGAGGGCGCGACCCGACTGCCTTTGGGGCCAACAACTCCGGCCAGGGCGTCGGCGGCTCGCTTCTCCACTGGGGCGCCTTCTGCCCGCGACCCGATCCCCGTGATCTGACGCTGGCCTCGGAGACCGGGCGCGGGCGCGACTGGCCGTTCGGCTGGGACGAATTGAAATCCTATGTCGAGACTGTAGAGACGGTGATCGGGGTCTCAGGCCCGGCCGACTATCCGTGGGGCGGGCGACAGTTCACCTATCCACCTGTCCCGCGCAACGCCCCGGCGGACGCGATGGCCCGTGGCGCGACGGCCGTCGGGCTGACCGTTACGGATGCGCCGGCGGCCGTGCTGTCCCGCGATCGCGAGGCGGGGACGACGCCCTACCGCATGGCCTGCGTCAACTGCGGCGCCTGCCACCAGGGATGCCGGACCGGCGCCAAGGGCGGCGCGGACAACAGCTTTCTGCCGATGGCCTCAGCCAACGGCGCCAGGATCATCGCCAACGCGCGGGCCATAGGCGTGGAGCGTGACGCCCGTGAACGGATCAAGTGCGTGATCTATCGTCGCGACGGGCAGGATCATCGGCTGAACTGTCGAGCGCTGTTCCTTTGTGCGGGCGGTGTCGAGACGCCGCGCCTGCTGCTGAATTGGGGATTAGGCAACGCCGGCGGCGAGGTCGGCCGCAACTTCATGACCCATGTGGCGACCCAGGTCTGGGGCCGGTTCGACGCCGACATGTCGATGAACCGCGGCTATCCCTCTTCCCTGATCAGCGAAGACATGGTGCGTCCGTCAGACGCGAACTTCGCCGGCGGCTATCTGATCCAAAGCCTTGGCGTCATGCCGGTCACCCTGGCGGGCGGGTTCGCGCGCGGCGCGGGCCTCTGGGGCGCGCCGCTGGTGGATACGCTGCGCAACTATCGCCGGCTCGCCGGGATCGGCATCAATGGAGAGTGTCTGCCGAACGACGACAATCGCTTGACCTTGTCCGATGAGGTCGATGCCGTCGGGCTGCGCAAGGCGCGGATCGACTTCAGCTATGGCGAAAACGAGCGGCGTCTGGACGCCCATGCCCGGCGCATCATGACGCAGATTTGGACCGCCGCCGGCGCCGAGGACATCTTCGCGGTGGCCCGGTCGGCGCACACCATTGGCGGCTGCCGGATGGGAGACAAGGCGGACGCGGCGGTCGTCGATGGCGACGGGTGCAGCGTCGAGATCGACAATCTGTACGTCTGCGACAACTCCGTCTTCCCCAGCGCGCTTTCGGCCAACCCGGCCTTGACCCTCATGGCCGTCGCCCTGCGCACGGCCGATCGCTTCCTCGAACGTCAACGAACAGGAGATTTGTGA
- a CDS encoding SDR family oxidoreductase: MTDRLTLQDPREQYPKPPFPRQPQPVPGEAREMDPKPDHGEDSYQGSGKLKGRKALITGADSGIGRAAAIAYAREGADVALSYLPSERKDAGEVIALIEAEGRKAIDLPGDITDENWCRQMVEQAVSELGGLDVLVINAGRQQYREDISQVTSEDFDKTLKTNLYAMHWIAQAAVPHLPAGASVITTASIQAYEPSAILLDYATTKAGIVAYTKALSKQLIEKGIRANVVAPGPFWTPLQSSGGQPQDAVMKFGEQVPLGRPGQPVEIAPVYVLLASQEGSYITGEVFGVTGGMGVA; this comes from the coding sequence ATGACTGATCGACTGACCCTTCAGGATCCGCGCGAGCAATATCCAAAGCCGCCCTTCCCGCGCCAACCGCAGCCCGTGCCCGGCGAAGCGCGCGAGATGGACCCAAAGCCCGATCATGGCGAGGACAGCTACCAGGGTTCCGGCAAGCTGAAAGGGCGCAAGGCCCTGATCACCGGCGCGGACAGCGGCATCGGCCGGGCGGCCGCCATCGCCTATGCCCGGGAAGGCGCCGATGTGGCCCTCTCCTATCTGCCGTCCGAACGCAAGGACGCCGGCGAAGTCATCGCACTGATCGAGGCTGAAGGCCGCAAGGCCATCGATCTGCCCGGAGACATCACCGACGAAAACTGGTGCCGGCAGATGGTCGAACAGGCCGTGTCCGAGCTGGGCGGACTGGACGTCCTGGTCATCAACGCCGGCCGCCAACAGTATCGTGAGGACATCTCGCAGGTGACGTCGGAAGACTTCGACAAGACCTTGAAGACCAACCTCTACGCCATGCACTGGATCGCCCAGGCGGCCGTCCCGCATCTGCCGGCGGGCGCGTCGGTCATCACCACCGCCTCGATCCAGGCCTATGAGCCTTCGGCCATCCTGCTCGACTACGCCACCACCAAGGCGGGGATCGTCGCCTATACGAAGGCCCTGTCCAAGCAGCTGATCGAAAAGGGCATACGCGCCAACGTCGTGGCGCCCGGCCCCTTCTGGACGCCGCTGCAATCGTCTGGCGGACAGCCGCAGGACGCCGTGATGAAGTTCGGCGAACAGGTGCCGCTGGGTCGTCCGGGCCAGCCTGTCGAGATCGCCCCGGTCTATGTCCTGCTGGCCTCGCAGGAAGGCAGCTACATCACCGGCGAAGTCTTCGGCGTCACCGGCGGCATGGGCGTCGCCTGA
- a CDS encoding SDR family NAD(P)-dependent oxidoreductase — protein MDLGIKGRIALISGADSGMGKETARLLLEAGVRVALTDKPDGTLDEAVQELSALGECIGVTGDVTKADDVERLWAEVRDRMGDPDIYVNAAGVTGATGDFLDVGDAGWLETLDINLMGAVRMCRQAIPAMRRSGWGRIVLFASEDAVQPYVDELAYCASKAGILSLAKGLSKAYGCDNVLVNTVSPAFIATPMTDAMMKKRAEERGETFEEAIKSFLKEERPGMTLDRRGKPEEVAAAVAFLCSERASFINGAGIRVDSGSVATIAG, from the coding sequence ATGGACCTCGGGATCAAGGGGCGGATCGCCCTCATTTCCGGCGCCGATTCCGGCATGGGCAAGGAGACGGCGCGGCTGCTGCTGGAAGCCGGCGTACGGGTCGCCCTGACCGACAAGCCGGACGGCACGCTGGATGAAGCTGTCCAGGAACTTTCCGCGCTGGGCGAATGCATCGGCGTGACCGGCGACGTGACCAAGGCCGACGATGTCGAACGCCTGTGGGCGGAGGTCCGAGACCGCATGGGCGATCCGGATATCTATGTGAACGCAGCGGGCGTGACCGGCGCGACCGGCGATTTTCTGGATGTCGGTGACGCCGGTTGGCTGGAGACGCTCGACATCAATCTGATGGGCGCGGTGCGGATGTGCCGTCAGGCCATTCCGGCCATGCGGCGTTCGGGCTGGGGCCGTATCGTCCTGTTCGCGTCGGAGGATGCGGTCCAACCCTATGTCGATGAGCTGGCCTATTGCGCCTCGAAGGCCGGCATTCTCAGCCTGGCGAAGGGTCTGTCCAAGGCCTACGGCTGCGACAATGTGCTGGTGAACACGGTCTCGCCTGCCTTCATCGCCACCCCGATGACCGACGCCATGATGAAGAAGCGCGCCGAGGAACGCGGCGAAACCTTCGAGGAGGCGATCAAGAGCTTCCTGAAGGAAGAACGCCCCGGCATGACCCTGGATCGCAGGGGCAAGCCGGAGGAGGTGGCCGCAGCCGTCGCCTTCCTGTGTTCGGAGCGCGCCAGCTTCATCAACGGCGCAGGCATCCGCGTGGATTCCGGCTCGGTCGCCACCATCGCCGGCTAG